From Aspergillus chevalieri M1 DNA, chromosome 4, nearly complete sequence, a single genomic window includes:
- a CDS encoding DUF3500 domain-containing protein (COG:S;~EggNog:ENOG410PIY8;~InterPro:IPR021889;~PFAM:PF12006) has protein sequence MFQLNSSIHSAIGNCWDHCRSAATMTVTSEKPTGEYRQYLPDLSIPRFQNMREQDAHEYARDFKTLARPPWLHALYLHWLELLQEPFKGVTNDGNVRPGLFTLQDEDVPIDSIVTATQTVLTLCDQSQQKALSYHIDSPEWRTWSNPEFLLSHKGLRLDEVKPQLRDAILTVLKTTLSPEGYDKAIKAMRINHFLGELVESPRVMNELSYNFVLFGTPSTTRPWGWSFYGHHLCLNIFLYKGQIIASPWFTGAEPNEIDEGPHAGTRIMQVEEELGLRLMQSLSPELQKQAQVYEQMHDPAMPPGRWNKDDQRHVCGAYRDNRVVPYEGINVGSTFTDAQRELLYGILEQYLLYLPKRSRELKIQHIKQFEAETWFSWIGGFGNEDPFYYRVQSPVVLIEFDHHSGVFLTNEEPKKFHIHTLLRTPNGGDYGHALRGAIPSVEGIVGKEITW, from the exons ATGTTTCAATTAAATTCCTCCATCCACTCTGCCATTGGGAATTGTTGGGATCATTGCAGGTCGGCAGCCACCATGACGGTCACATCGGAAAAGCCAACGGGCGAATATCGCCAGTATTTGCCTGATTTGAGTATCCCACGCTTCCAGAATATGCGCGAGCAGGATGCGCATGAATATGCGCGTGATTTTAAGACGTTGGCGAGACCGCCGTGGCTACATGCGTTGTATTTGCATTGGTTGGAGCTGTTGCAGGAGCCGTTTAAGGGTGTAACCAACGATG GAAACGTCCGTCCAGGACTCTTCACACTCCAAGATGAAGACGTCCCAATCGACTCCATCGTAACCGCCACCCAAACCGTCCTAACCCTCTGCGACCAGTCCCAACAAAAAGCCCTCAGCTACCACATCGACTCCCCTGAATGGCGCACCTGGTCCAACCCTGAATTCCTCCTCAGCCACAAAGGCCTGCGACTCGACGAGGTCAAGCCCCAGCTCCGCGACGCAATCCTAACGGTCCTCAAAACCACCCTCTCCCCAGAAGGCTACGACAAAGCCATCAAAGCCATGCGCATCAACCACTTCCTCGGCGAACTCGTCGAGTCCCCGCGTGTCATGAACGAGCTCTCGTATAACTTTGTGCTTTTTGGGACGCCCTCGACAACTAGGCCGTGGGGGTGGTCGTTCTACGGACACCATTTGTGCTTGAATATTTTCTTGTATAAGGGGCAGATTATTGCATCGCCGTGGTTTACGGGTGCGGAGCCGAATGAGATTGATGAAGGGCCGCATGCGGGGACGAGGATTATGCAGGTTGAAGAGGAACTGGGATTGAGGCTTATGCAGTCGCTGAGTCCAGAGTTGCAGAAGCAGGCACAGGTGTATGAGCAGATGCATGATCCTGCTATGCCGCCAGGGCGCTGGAATAAAGATGACCAGCGGCATGTTTGCGGGGCATACCGCGATAACCGTGTCGTGCCGTATGAGGGCATTAACGTCGGGAGTACCTTCACAGATGCCCAGCGAGAGCTGCTCTATGGTATCCTTGAGCAGTACCTCCTCTATCTCCCGAAGCGATCACGGGAGCTCAAAATCCAACACATCAAACAATTCGAAGCCGAAACATGGTTCTCGTGGATCGGCGGCTTCGGAAACGAAGACCCTTTTTATTACCGCGTGCAAAGTCCCGTTGTGTTAATCGAGTTTGATCACCACTCGGGTGTATTCCTGACAAATGAGGAGCCGAAGAAATTTCATATTCATACGCTGCTGAGGACGCCGAATGGAGGGGACTATGGACATGCATTGAGGGGAGCTATTCCTTCTGTGGAGGGGATTGTGGGGAAAGAGATTACATGGTGA